A region of bacterium DNA encodes the following proteins:
- a CDS encoding QueG-associated DUF1730 domain-containing protein — MTSDRIKSKANELGFEFVGITPAIPPPHFNFFTKWLLNGYAGEMEYLHRTAPVRTDSTQLLHNAKSIVMVGLSYAQQPAPHIAMYALGDDYHEVMRDKLNQLLDWIKAEYPEIEGRACVDSAPIMERDMAWQAGLGWFGKNTCLINTRHGSYFFLGALLLNI, encoded by the coding sequence ATGACAAGTGACCGGATTAAAAGTAAAGCAAATGAACTTGGATTTGAGTTCGTCGGGATTACACCCGCGATCCCACCCCCTCATTTCAATTTTTTTACAAAGTGGTTATTAAATGGTTACGCCGGTGAGATGGAGTACCTGCATCGAACAGCCCCAGTACGCACCGATTCCACTCAGCTTCTGCATAACGCCAAAAGCATCGTCATGGTCGGTCTCAGTTACGCCCAGCAACCAGCACCCCATATTGCCATGTATGCCCTTGGCGATGACTACCATGAGGTGATGCGGGACAAGCTCAACCAACTATTGGATTGGATTAAGGCCGAATACCCCGAGATAGAAGGGCGAGCTTGTGTTGATTCGGCACCAATAATGGAACGCGACATGGCCTGGCAGGCGGGATTGGGGTGGTTTGGCAAGAACACCTGCCTGATTAATACTCGTCATGGGTCCTATTTCTTCCTCGGCGCTCTGTTATTGAATATTGA